One genomic window of Globicephala melas chromosome 8, mGloMel1.2, whole genome shotgun sequence includes the following:
- the SLC25A45 gene encoding LOW QUALITY PROTEIN: solute carrier family 25 member 45 (The sequence of the model RefSeq protein was modified relative to this genomic sequence to represent the inferred CDS: substituted 1 base at 1 genomic stop codon), whose product MVKTYRHESVAPGLVKGMSFPIASIAVVNSVLFGVYSSTLLVLRATSHQERRAQPLSYTHVFIGSCTGGFLQAYCLAPFDLLKVWLQNQTEPKGKSGSPPPQYHGPVHCAASIFXAEGPRGLIQGAWALTLRDNPTLGIYFVTYEWLCCQCTPDGQNHSSTPGSGTVLVAGGFAGVTSWVTATPLAVIKSRMQMAGLRQRVHQGLLDCMVSSAWREGLGVFFQGLSINSARAFPVNAVPFLSYEYLLHSRG is encoded by the exons ATGGTCAAGACTTACCGCCACGAGTCGGTGG CCCCTGGGCTTGTCAAGGGAATGAGCTTCCCCATCGCCAGCATAGCTGTGGTCAACTCTGTCCTGTTCGGGGTCTACAGCAGCACCCTGCTGGTACTGAGAGCCACCTCCCACCAGGAGcggcgggcccagccgctcagctaTACGCACGTCTTCATAGGCAGCTGCACAGGGGGGTTCCTGCAG GCCTACTGCTTGGCCCCTTTTGACCTCCTCAAAGTCTGGCTACAAAACCAGACAGAGCCCAAGGGGAAGTCagggagccccccaccccagtaCCACGGGCCCGTGCACTGCGCGGCCTCCATCTTCTAGGCCGAGGGGCCCCGGGGGCTGATACAGGGAGCCTGGGCCCTGACGCTGCGGGACAACCCCACCCTGGGAATCTATTTCGTCACCTACGAATGGCTGTGTTGCCAATGCACGCCGGATGGCCAGAACCA TTCCTCTACCCCAGGCTCGGGCACAGTGCTGGTGGCAGGGGGCTTTGCCGGCGTCACCTCCTGGGTCACAGCCACCCCCTTAGCCGTGATCAAGTCCCGGATGCAGATGGCGGGGCTGAGGCAGAGGGTGCACCAGGGGCTGCTGGACTGCATGGTGAGCAGTGCCTGGCGGGAAGGGCTGGGGGTCTTCTTCCAGGGGCTCAGCATCAACAGTGCCCGTGCCTTTCCCGTCAACGCCGTCCCCTTCCTCAGCTACGAGTACCTCCTCCACTCCCGGGGATGA
- the TIGD3 gene encoding tigger transposable element-derived protein 3, giving the protein MELCSKKKLHALSLAEKIQVLELLDESKMSQSEVARRFQVSQPQISRICKNKEKLLADWCSGTANRERKRKRESKYSGIDEALLCWYHIAQAKAWEVTGPMLLHKAKELADIMGQDFVPSIGWLVRWKRRNNVGFGARHVVVSPFTPELPPPAPTPQAQLPLSLKDFSPEDIFGCAEVPLLYRAVPGRVDVCDRVQVLLCANSRGTEKRRVLVSGLQAAPRCFFGVSSEALPASYHPDLAIPWSEWLAQFDRDMGRQGRQVALLLAARVVEELAGLPGLGHVKLLPLSAASTTPSLPSSVVQAFKAHYRHRLLGKLAAVQSERAGTSLAEAGAGITVLDALHMAAAAWAKVPLQLIVSSFVQEGLAPGRTALAPHKASEMPPVPGGLSLEEFSRFVDLEGEEPVSGMCKEEVGTEDQGGGGEDVLEPLPTKADALRALGTLRRWIECKGSGPELFANFYACEEEVERLCCL; this is encoded by the coding sequence ATGGAGCTGTGCAGCAAGAAGAAGCTTCACGCCCTGTCCCTGGCCGAGAAGATCCAGGTGCTGGAACTCCTGGATGAGTCCAAGATGTCCCAGTCGGAGGTGGCCCGGCGCTTCCAGGTCTCCCAGCCCCAGATCTCCCGCATCTGCAAGAATAAGGAGAAGCTGCTGGCGGACTGGTGCAGTGGCACGGCCAACCGGGAGCGCAAGCGCAAGCGGGAGTCCAAGTACAGCGGGATCGATGAGGCTCTGCTCTGCTGGTACCACATTGCCCAGGCCAAGGCCTGGGAGGTGACGGGGCCCATGCTGCTCCACAAAGCCAAGGAGCTGGCCGACATCATGGGCCAGGACTTTGTGCCCAGCATTGGCTGGCTGGTCCGCTGGAAACGCCGAAACAACGTGGGCTTCGGGGCCCGCCATGTAGTGGTGTCTCCGTTCACCCCTGAGCTGCCTCCCCCAGCTCCCACGCCCCAGGCCCAGCTGCCTCTTTCTCTTAAAGATTTCTCCCCAGAGGACATTTTTGGGTGTGCTGAAGTGCCCTTGCTGTATCGGGCAGTGCCCGGCAGAGTGGATGTGTGTGATCGGGTACAGGTGCTGTTGTGTGCCAACAGCAGGGGCACAGAGAAACGGCGGGTGTTGGTCAGTGGGCTCCAGGCTGCCCCAAGATGCTTCTTTGGCGTCAGCAGTGAGGCCCTGCCCGCCTCCTACCACCCTGACCTGGCCATCCCCTGGTCAGAATGGTTGGCACAGTTTGATCGGGACATGGGGCGGCAGGGCCGACAGGTAGCCTTGCTGCTGGCTGCCCGAGTGGTGGAGGAGTTGGCAGGCCTGCCCGGGCTCGGCCACGTGAAGCTCTTGCCTCTGTCTGCTGCTAGCACCACGCCTTCCCTGCCCAGCTCCGTGGTCCAGGCCTTTAAGGCCCATTACCGGCACCGTCTGTTGGGCAAGCTGGCTGCCGTCCAGAGCGAGAGGGCTGGTACATCGCTAGCTGAGGCCGGGGCAGGCATCACAGTGCTGGATGCTCTACACATGGCAGCGGCGGCCTGGGCCAAGGTGCCTCTCCAGCTCATCGTGAGCAGCTTTGTTCAGGAAGGGCTGGCTCCAGGCAGAACGGCCCTGGCCCCGCACAAAGCCTCGGAGATGCCACCCGTCCCCGGTGGGCTGAGCCTCGAGGAGTTTTCCCGCTTTGTGGACCTGGAGGGTGAGGAGCCTGTGTCTGGAATGTGCAAAGAGGAGGTGGGCACCGAAGaccagggtgggggtggagaggacGTCTTGGAGCCCCTGCCCACCAAAGCCGACGCCCTCCGGGCTCTGGGCACGTTGAGGAGGTGGATTGAGTGCAAGGGCAGCGGCCCTGAGCTGTTTGCAAATTTCTACGCCTGTGAGGAGGAGGTGGAGCGACTCTGCTGCCTGTGA